The Gemmatimonadetes bacterium SCN 70-22 DNA segment CGCCCGTCCCCGGCAGGTGCAAGCCGTGGGCGCCGAGGCGTCGTATTTCGACATCAAGGGATACAAGCTCACCGCCGGGCGCACCTTCACGTCGCAGGAGGTCTCGTACGGGAGCAGGGTGATCGTGATCGGGACCGAGGTGGCCGAGCACTTCTTCCCGGCCCTCGACCCGCTCGGGCGCGCGTTGCGCATCGGGGGCGTCCCCTACCAGGTGGTCGGCCTGCTGGAGAAGCAGGGGTCGCTGTTCGGCTTCTCGCTCGACCGGCTGGCCATCGCCCCCTGGACGTCGCCCATCTCGCGCGCCACCAACCCGCGCGGCGACATCGACGGATTCCTCGTGAAGGCGCCCAACGCCGTGCTCCTCGCCGAGGCGATGGAGGAGACGCGGAGCGTGATGCGCGCGTCGCGCCGCCTGGCGCCCGCCGTCCCCGACAACTTCGCCCTCGAATCGTCGGAATCGGCCCTCACCTTCTTCGCCCGGCTCAAGGGACAGATGGTCGCCTTCGGCACCGCCCTCCCCGCCATCGGCCTCATCGTGGGGGCGATCGTGATCATGAACATCATGCTGGTGGCGGTCGCCGAGCGCACGCGGGAGATCGGGATCCGCAAGGCGCTGGGGGCCAAGCGCCGCGACATCATGCGGCAGTTCCTCGTGGAGTCGGCGTCGCTCAGCGTCCTCGGCGCTGCGTTAGGCATCACGCTCGGCATCGGGATGGCCAAGATCGTCTCGGCCGTCTCGCCGCTCCCCGCCCGGGTGGCCCCGTGGTCGATCCCGATGGCGGTGCTGCTGGGCGCCGGCGTCGGGATCGTGGCCGGGCTCTACCCCGCCAGCCGCGCGGCGCGCCTCGACCCCATCGCCGCCCTCCGGCAGGAGTAGCCCGTGCAGATTGCAGACCGGGTCCTCTCGGCGCTCGAGGGGGTGTCGATCGCCCTCGACGCCATTCGCGCCAATCGCGTGCGCGCCGCCCTCACCATCCTCGGCGTCGCCGTCGGCGTCTTCGTCGTGGTCGCGATGTCGGCGACCATCCACGGCATCACCCTGTCGTTCCAGTCGGACCTGGACGAGTTCGGCGCCACGTCGTTCATGGTGCGGCGCCAGAACGTGGGGATGAATGCCTGCGACGGGACGGACGAGAGCTGCCCCGACAGGCGCAACCCGCCCATCACCGTCACCGAGTGGCGCCTCATCGAACGGCTCCCGTCGGTCGCTGCCTCGACCCCGTGGGTGTTCGGGAGCGCCGGCGTCAGCTACCGCAACAATTCGCTGGCGTCGGTCAACTACGAGGGGTACGGCCCGCGCTGGCTCGAGACCGACGGCGGCGACATCTTCCCCGGCCGCAACTTCACCGCGGCGGAGAACGACAACGCCGCCTCCGTCGTCATCCTGAACGACACGCTCTCCAAGCAGCTGTTCGGCCAGTCCGACCCGATCGGGAAGCTGGTCCTGATGAACGGCCAGCAGTTCCTGGTGATCGGGATCTACCAGGCCAAGGGGGGGTTCCTGAAGTCGATGGACGGGCGCGGCCCCGACACGCCGCGCGCCATCGTCCCCGTCGAGACCGCGCGTCGCAAGCTCAACGCCTGGATGCGGTCGATGATGATCAACGTCAAGCCGCGGCCGGGCGTGTCGCGCGACTACGCCATGGACGAGGTGACGGCCACCATCCGGGCCCACCGCGGGATGCGCCCCGGCCAGCGCAACAACTTCTACGTGGTCGGGCAGGACCGCATCGTCGAGGTCTTCAACCAGCTGTTCGGCGCGATCTTCCTGGTCACCCTCGTCCTGTCGGCCGTCGGCCTCCTCGTGGGAGGCGTGGGGGTCGTGGCCATCATGATGATCTCGGTCACCGAACGCACCCGCGAGATCGGCGTGCGGAAGGCGCTCGGCGCCACGCGGGCCACGATTCTCTGGCAGTTCCTCGTCGAGGCGGCCACCCTCACCAGCATCGGGGCGGCGATCGGGCTGGGTGGGGGGGCGCTCCTCGCGATCGGGATCCGCACCTGGACCAGCATCCCGGCCTCGGTCCCCATCCCCGCCGTGGTCGCCGCGCTCGTGGGGAGTGCCTTCACCGGGATTCTCTTCGGGATGGCCCCCGCCGCCCGAGCCGCCAACCTCGACCCGGTGGAGGCGCTGCGGTACGAGTAGGGGGCGTCACGAGGGGAGTCGGCGGGCGGCGGATGGCGCTTGCGGCCGGGGCGATCATGTGAATTGATTCACGTGATCGCCCCGTTGTCGTCTTCCCGTCTTCTGCTCCTCTCGCACTTGCGCTTCGCCGACGTCGTCACGATGGCCCTGGCGCAGATCCGCGCCAACAAGCTGCGGTCGTTCTTCACGCTGCTCGGCATCATCGTCTCGGTGGCGTTCCTCGTCGCGGTGATCGCGATCATCCAGGGGATGAACGCGTACGTGCAGGAGAACGTGGCCGACGCCATGATCGGGTCGAACACCTTCATGGTGCGGCGCTCGCCGGTGAACGTGGGGCGGGTGAGCGACGCGGAGATGGAGCGGGTGGCCCGTCGCCCGAAGATCACGCCGCGCGATGCGGAGGCCGTGGCGGCCGCGATCCCCGAGGCCCAGGCGGTCGCCTTCCAGTCGGGGTGGCCCACGCCCCGCGCCGACATCATCTGGCGCAACCAGCGGGTGGCCGACGTGATCCTGTTCGGCGTCTCGGAGGGCTTTCAGGCGGTGCAGGACTACCGGGTCGAGGCGGGGCGCGCCCTGGGCTCCATGGACGTCGCGGCGCGCCGTGCGGTCCTCGTCATCGGCCACGACGTCGCCGAGGCGCTCTTCCCCAACGTGTCGGCGGTCGGCAAGAGCGTTCGTGTGATGGGCGAGCAGTTCGAGATCATCGGGGTCAACGCCGGGAAGGGGAAGGTGCTGGGGCAGTCGTTCGACACGTATGCGCTGATGCCCACGACGCGCTTCGAGATGCTGTTCGGGCGCCGCGGGACCACGACGGTCTCGGTGAAGATGGCACGCGCCGACCAGGTGGCACCCGCCATGGCGCGCGCCGAGGAGGCGATGCGCATCGTGCGCGGGCTGCGTCCGGGCGAGGAGAACGATTTCGCGATCGAGACCTCGGCCGCGCTCGTCGACTTCTGGAAGACGCTGACGCGCCTCCTCTTCGCGATCATCCCCGCCGTGGTGGGGATCGGCGTGGTGGTCGGCGGGATCGTGATCATGAACATCATGCTGATGTCGGTCACCGAGCGCACGCACGAGATCGGGATCCGCAAGGCGGTCGGCGCGCGCCGGGGCGACATCGAGCGGCAGTTCCTGTGGGAGGCGGTGGTCCTCGCGACGTTGGGCGGAATCATCGGCGTGGCGTCGGGGTGGCTCTTCGCGACCGCGATCGCCGCGGCCTCGCCGCTCCCGGCGCGCGTGACCCTGTGGTCGGTGGGGCTCTCGGTGGCGCTCGGCGCGGGAGTGGGAATCGTCTTCGGGGTGTATCCGGCGCGCCGCGCCGCGCAGCTGGACCCGATCACGGCCCTGCGGGCCGAATAGGACCGCCGCATGCGCCTCCTCGACCAGCTGCAAGAGAACGTCGGCATCGCCATCGACGCGATGCGCGGCGCGAAGCTGCGCGCCGGGCTGACGATCCTGGGGGTCGTCATCGGGGTCAGCTCGGTGATGTCGATGGCCACGATCGTGAAGGGGATCGAGGGGCAGATCATCAGCACCATCGAGCGCGCCGGCCCCACGACGTTCTACGTCTTCAAGGCCTACAGCGGGACCCCGGTGAACCCCGACGCCCTCCCGGCGTGGATCCGCATCCGTCCCGACCTGGAGATACGGGAGGCCGAGCGCATCGCCCGCCTCCCCGAGGTGAGCTATGCCGGGCTGTGGGGGCTGGTGAACGGACGCCTGGAGTACGGCGACGTGCGCACGCAACCCAATCGCATCTACGGCGCGGACGACCACTTCAGCGACATCATGGGGGGCGAGCTGGTGCTGGGGCGCTGGTTCTCGCGCTCGGAGCTGGCGAGCGGCGCCAATGTCGCGGTCCTCCCCGAGGACCTGGCGCGCGAGATCTTCGGGCGGCGAAATCCGCTGGGGATGACGGTGCGCGTCGGGGGGCGCCCGGCGGAGGTGATCGGGCTCTTCCAGCCCGCGACGAACGTCTTCGAGCCTCCCGGGGCCGAGACACTGGCCATCGTCCCGTACCGCACGCTCGACCAGCAGTTTCCGCTCGACAAGGCGAATGCGGTCTTCATCGCGGTGAAGGGGCGCACGGGGATCCCGGTGGCCGACACGCAGGAAGCGGTGATGATCGCCCTCCGCGAGATGCGGCGCCTGCGCCCGGCGGAGAAGAACAACTTCGACTTCGTCACCCAGGACCAGATTCTGCAGATCTTCGACCGCCTCACGGGGGCATTCTTCCTCGTGATGGTGTCGCTCTCCTCCGTGGGGCTCCTCGTGGGCGGCATCGGCGTGATGGCGATCATGATGGTGTCGGTGACCAGCCGGACACGGGAAATCGGCGTGCGCAAGGCGTTAGGCGCGACGCGGCGCGACATCATGCTGCAGTTCCTCTTCGAGGCGGCAACGCTGACGGGGATCGGCGGGCTCGTGGGGATCGCGATGGGGCTCGGCATCGGGCGGCTGATCGCATCGTTCATGGACGTCGAGGCCCCGACGCCGGTCGCCATCACCGTCGTGGCCGTCCTCGTGTCGATCGGGATCGGCCTCGTGTTCGGGCTCATCCCCGCGCGGCGCGCCGCGCGACTGGACCCGGTGGAGGCGCTGCGATATGAATAGGGCAGAAGACGAGCGGACGGGAAGACGAGCAGACGAGTGGCGCCCGGCGCGATACATTCCTCCCGCATGACGTCCCTCGACCTCCTCGCCATCGTCGCGCATCCCGACGACGCCGAGCTGACCTGCGGCGGAACGCTCATCAAGGCGGCGCGGATGGGGCGGCGTACCGGCATCCTCGACCTGACGGCGGGGGAGATGGGGTCGCGCGGCTCGGCGGAGCTGCGTGCCCGCGAGGCGACCGAAGCCAACGCCATCCTCGGCGTCGCCGTGCGCGAGACGCTGGGACTTCCCGACAGCGGCATCACCAACACCCCGGACACGCGACGGCTGCTGGCCGGCGCGCTCCGCCGGCTGCAGCCGCGCGTCGTGATCGCCCCCGCCCCGGCGCCGTATGGCCGGCATCCCGACCACCGCGTGGCGGCAGAGCTGATCCGCGACGCGGTCTTCGTGTCGGGGCTTCGCAAGCTCGACGACGCGCACCCGCCGTTCCGGCCGCACAAGGTGGTGCACGCCATCACCTATCGCGAAGACCACCTGAAGCCGACCTTCGTGGTCGACATCAGCGACACCTTCGAGGAGAAGCTGGCGGCGATCCGCTGCTATGGCTCGCAGTTCGACGACGCGGTGCAGGCCGGCGAGGTCTACCCCAACGGCGAGCCGCTGTACGACATCGTGCGGCACCAGGCCGCGCACTACGGGTCGCTGATCCGCGTGCGGTACGGGGAGCCGTTCTACACCACCGAGACCATGCGGGTCGACGACATCACCACCCTCGCGGTGTCCACGTTCTGACCATGGCCGGTGACGGCGCGCTGCACGACATCAGCATCCTCCTCCGCCCCGGGACCCCGGAGTGGCCGGGCGACACCCCCTTCGACTGTCGCTGGACCTGTCGTATCGCGGACGGGGCCAGCGTGAACCTCTCCTCGACCCAGGGGAGCCCGCACGTGGGGACGCACGCCGACGCGCCCCTCCACGTGCGCGACGGGTGGCCGGCGTCCGACACCCTCCCCCTGCATCCCTTCGTTGGGGAGTGCGTGGTGGCCGACGTGCGCGGGCTCGCGGGGCGCCTCGAGCTGCACCACCTCGCCCTCGCTGGCAGCGGGCGGGTGGAACGCCTGCTGCTCCATACGGGGCGATCGATCGCCGAGGGGGTCTTTCCCGACGCATGGCCGGTACTCTCGCCGGCGTGCGCCGATGCGCTCCTCGGGATGGGGCTCGCGCTCCTCGCGGTGGACTGCCCCTCCGTCGACGAGCGGGAGAGCAAGGTGCTCGACATCCACCAGCGGCTCTTTGCGGGGGGGGCGTTCGTGGTGGAGAACCTCGACCTGCGCGGCGTTCCCGCGGGGCGCCACGGGCTCCTCGCGCTCCCGCTTCGCGTCGCCGGGCTCGACGCGGCGCCGGTGCGCGCCGTCCTTCGCCTGCGTTCGCGCGCATGACCGCTCCCGCGATCAGGGTGGACGGCCTCGTGCGCGACTTCCCCAAGGTACGCGCCCTGGACCACCTCACCTTCGAGGTTCCCGCCGGGACCGTCTTCGGCTTCCTCGGTCCCAACGGTGCGGGAAAGACGACCGTCATCCGTGTCCTCCTCGGTCTCGTGGATCCCACGGCCGGGCGAACCGAGGTCTTCGGCCGCGACCCGCGCACGGAAGGCGACCAGGTGCGCCAGCAGGCCGGCGCCCTCCTGGAGCACAACGGGGTATACGAGCGGCTGACGGCGCTGCAGAACCTCGACTTCTACGCGCGCGCCTGGCACATGCCCCGGACCGACCGCGCCGAACGCATTCGCGAGCTGCTTTCCCAGTTTGGCCTGTGGGAACGGCGCGACGAGTCGGTCGGGACGTGGAGCCGAGGGATGAAGCAGAAGCTCGCCGTGGCCCGAGCGGTGCTGCACCGCCCCAGGCTGGTCTTCCTTGACGAGCCGACGGCGGGGCTCGACCCGGTGGCGAGCGCCTCGCTGCGCGACGACCTGGCGCGGCTCGCGCAGGAAGAAGGCGTGACGATCTTCCTCACCACGCACAACCTGGGGGAGGCCGAGCGCCTCTGTTCCCTCGTCGGGGTGATACGCCGCGGCCGGCTGCTCGACTTCGGCCCCCCCGCGGCCCTGCGCGCCGCGCGAGGGGCCCCGCTCGTGCGCGTGGCCGGGCGCGGGCTCTCCGACGGCGTTCTCGACGGGCTGGCACGGCTCACCGGCGTGGCCGGCGTGCGACGCGCCAACGACGAGATCCTCTTGCAGCTGTCCCCGGGGGCCGACATCGCCGTGATCGTCGCCTGGCTCGTGGGCGCGGGGGTCGCCGTCGAGGAGGTGCGGCGCGACCGCGCATCGTTCGAGGACGTCTTCCTCGAGCTCGTGGCCGGCGAGACCGCCGTCCCCCCGGAGCACGCGCCATGATCCGTGACGTCTGGACCGTGGCCCGCAAGGAGTGGCTCGAGATCTTCGACCAGCTGCTCCGGTTCAAGCGCGGCGGCTGGTCGATCATCATCGTCATCCTGTTCCTCGGCGTCGTCTCCCCGTTGCAGCTGGGCACCACCTGGCTCACGTCGCCGCTGATGTTCTTCTACTGGCCGATCCTCACGACCAGCATGACCTCGACGCTCATCGCCGACTCGATTGCCGGCGAGCGCGAACGCCACACGCTCGAGACACTCCTGGCCTCGCGGCTGAGCGACACCGCGATCATCCTCGGCAAGATCGTCGCGGCGGTGATGTACGGCTTCGCCTTCGCCTGCGTGAACCTCCTGATCGGGTGGGCGGCGGTGAACCTGAAGCACGGCCAGGGCGAACTCCTCACCATCCCCGCCTACCGGCTGACTTCGCTCCTCTCGCTCATCCTCGGCGGCTCGCTCTTCATCTCCGGGATCGGCGTCTTCGTCTCGCTCCGGGCCGCCACCGTGCGACAGGCCCAGCAGACGTTCGGAATCATCATCCTGCTCGTGATGATGTCGCCGGTGCTCTTCTCGCAGTTCATCTCGCCCGAGCGGCAAGCCAGCATCCTGGCCCGGGTAACCGAGCTGGGGCTGGAGACCATCGCGCTCCGCGCCGCCATGGTGCTCGGGGCGATCGCCGTGGTGCTCAACGCGGCGGCCATCGGGCGCTTCAAGCGGGGGACGGTGGCGCTGGATTGACTCCGGAGACGGGAGACGGGAGTCGGGAGACGGGAGGGCGAAAAGGCGATATCTTTCGTCCACTATGCGGACCCCCGTCTACCTCGACCATGCGGCCACCACCCCAGTGCGCCCCGAAGTGCTGGATGCGATGCTCCCCTTCCTGGGTGCGCGCTTCGGCAATCCCTCGAGCGCCCACCGCTGGGGGCGCGAGGCGCGCGCCTCGCTGGAGGAGGCGCGCGAGCGCGTCGCCGCGCTGCTGGGGGCGCATGGGGACGAGATCTGCTTCACCTCCGGCGGGACCGAGGGGGACAACCTGGCGATCCTGGGGACGTGGCGGGCGCTGCGTGCGACGCGGCGTGCCATCGTCTCCACCCCCATCGAGCACAAGGCGGTGCTCGCCGCCGTGCACGAGGTGGGGCGCGAGGGGGGCGAAGAGCGCATCGCGCCGGTGGATGGGCGCGGGATCGTCGACGCGGGCCGCTTCGGCGCCCTCGTCGATGGCGACGTCGCGCTCTGCAGCGTGATGTGGGTCAACAACGAGATCGGCGTCGTACAGGACGTCGGCGCGCTCGCGGCCACGGCCAAGGCGCGGGGAGCGATGTTCCACACCGACGCCGTGCAGGCGCTGGGCAAGGTGGCGATCGACGCGCGCGCGGTCCCCTTCGACACGCTCACCGTGTCGGGTCACAAGATCGGCGCGCCGAAGGGGATCGGGGCCATGTTCATCCGTCGCGGCACCCCGCTGCAGTCGCTGGTCTTCGGGGGGGCGCAGGAGCGGGGGCGCCGCCCGGGAACGGAGAACGTGGCGATGGCGGTCGGCTTCGCGCGCGCCGCCGAGCTGGCCATCGCCGAGCGCGAGGAGGAATGCCGCCGGCTCGAGGCGCTGCGCGATCGGCTCGAGGGAGAGCTCATGGCACGCATCCCCGATGCCCGGGTGCACGGGCGCGGCGCGCCGCGCGCCCCGCACATCCTCAACCTGTCCGTCCCGGGCACCGACAGCGAGTCGCTCCTGATGGCGCTCGACCTGCAAGGGGTGGCGTGCTCGTCGGGGTCGGCGTGCCAGAGCGGGAGCGTGGAGCCGTCGCACGTCCTCTCCGCGTTGGGCGTGCGTCCCGATCTCGGCGCGTCGGCGATCCGCATGTCGCTCGGGGTCCTGACCACCGAGGACGGGATCGCCCGCGTGGCCGAGCTCTTTCCCGCCCTCATCGAGAAGGCCCGCCGCCTGGGCGGGGAGGCGTGAGCGCATGAGCCTCGCCGCAGGCCCCCGGGTGCTGGTCGCGATGTCCGGCGGTGTCGACTCGTCCGTCGCCGCGGCGCTGCTGCACGCCCAGGGGTACGAGGTGGTTGGGGCGACGATGAAGCTCTTCTGCTACGGCGAGGAGGTCCCCGACCGCCCCTGCTGTTCGCTCGACTCCATCAACGACGCACGGCGGATCTGCGAGTCGTTGGGGGTCCCGCACTACGTGCTCAACCTGGAGAGCGCCTTCGGGCAGGACGTGGTGGACAACTTCGTGCAGGAGTACGCGGCCGGGCGCACGCCGATTCCATGCGTCCGCTGCAACACGTTCACCAAGTTCCGCGACCTCCTGCGCAAGGCCGACGCCATCGGCGCGGACTTCATCGCCACGGGACACTACGCCCGCGTGATCGATGGCGCCCTGCACCGGGGGCTCGACCCCGCCAAGGACCAGGCGTACTTCCTGTGGGGGATCGACCGGGCGGTCGTCTCCCGCATGCTCCTGCCGGTGGGGCACCAGACCAAGGCGGAGACGCGGGCGGTGGCGCGGTCGTTGGGGCTGACGGTGGCCGACAAGGTGGAGTCGCAGGACATCTGCTTCGTCCCCGACGGGGACCACACCAAGATCATCCGCCAGCGCCTCGGCGACGACACCCCGGCCCTGGCGCGCGGGCCGGTCGTCCTGGCCGATGGCACGGTGGTGGGCGAGCACGACGGCTACGCGCGCTTCACCATCGGACAGCGGCGCGGCCTCCCCGGGGGATTCGCCGAGCCGATGTTCGTCGTCGCCATCCACCCGGCGTCACGTGCGGTGGTGATCGGCCCGCGCGAGGCGTTGCTCGGGCGCGGCGTCGTCGCGCGCGAGGTGAACTGGCTGGCCGCCCCCCCGCCGGTCGGTGCACCGCTGCAGGTGCAAGTGCGTCACCGCGCCCCGGCGGCGCAGGCCGAAGTGCTCCGCCTGCAGGGGGACGAGATCGAACTGGCCCTCGCCGAGCCGGTGGCGGCGATCACGCCGGGCCAGTCGCTCGTGATGTACGATGGGACGCGCGTGCTCGGCGGGGGCTTCATCGAGCGCGCGGCCGGTGCGCGGGCGATGCTCCCCGTGCAGGCCGCGTAGCCGCACGCCCGGCGTGCCGCCCCCGCGTCTCCCCTAGAACTTCAATCCCCCGGCCTCCGCGAACTCGCGCAGCAGCCGTTCCTGCTCCTCCGTCAGCTTCTCGGGGACGACGATGCTGGTCTCGACGATGAGGTCGCCGGTGTCGCCTTCCTTGGCGATCCCCTGGCCGCGGATGCGGAAGCGCTTCCCGCTCGGGGTCCCGGGCGGGATCCGGATCGACACCTTCTTCCCGTCGAGGGTACGGACCGAGATCTTCGTGCCTAACGTGGCCTGGGCGATGTTGAGCGGGACGGTGGCCAGCAGGTCGAGCCCTTCGCGCTTGTAGAAGCGGTCTTCCTTCACCTGCAGGGTGATGACCAGGTCGCCCGGCGGGCCGCCGTGGATGCCGCGCCCTCCCTGCCCCTTCAGCCGGATCCTGGTCCCGGTGTCGGAGCCGGGAGGGACGGTGATCAGGACCTTCTTCCTGGTCCTGACCTCGCCCGAGCCGTTGCACGCCGGGCAGCGCTCGCTCGGCACCTGGCCGCGCCCCATGCACATCGGGCACGGGCGGTTGACGGCGAAGCCCCCCTGCCCGAAGGAGATCGTCCCGCGTCCGCTGCACTCGGGGCACGTCCGGACCGTCGCGCCCGGGGCAGCGCCCGATCCATTGCAGCTGGAGCACTCCTCGTTGACCTCGAGCTCGATCGGGACCTTGCCGCCGGCGGCCGCCGTGCGAAACGGGACCTCGAGCGTCGACTCGATGGACTGCCCCTGCTCGGCGCCACGCGCTCGCCCCCGCCCCGCCCCGGCCCCGCCGAAGATGCTCCCGAACAGGTCGCCCAGCCCGCCCAGCCCGCCGACGTCGAAGTCCTGGAATCGGACGTCGGCCCCGGCCCCCCCAGGCGCCCCCCCCGCTC contains these protein-coding regions:
- a CDS encoding bacillithiol biosynthesis deacetylase BshB1; translated protein: MTSLDLLAIVAHPDDAELTCGGTLIKAARMGRRTGILDLTAGEMGSRGSAELRAREATEANAILGVAVRETLGLPDSGITNTPDTRRLLAGALRRLQPRVVIAPAPAPYGRHPDHRVAAELIRDAVFVSGLRKLDDAHPPFRPHKVVHAITYREDHLKPTFVVDISDTFEEKLAAIRCYGSQFDDAVQAGEVYPNGEPLYDIVRHQAAHYGSLIRVRYGEPFYTTETMRVDDITTLAVSTF
- a CDS encoding tRNA 2-thiouridine(34) synthase MnmA, which produces MSLAAGPRVLVAMSGGVDSSVAAALLHAQGYEVVGATMKLFCYGEEVPDRPCCSLDSINDARRICESLGVPHYVLNLESAFGQDVVDNFVQEYAAGRTPIPCVRCNTFTKFRDLLRKADAIGADFIATGHYARVIDGALHRGLDPAKDQAYFLWGIDRAVVSRMLLPVGHQTKAETRAVARSLGLTVADKVESQDICFVPDGDHTKIIRQRLGDDTPALARGPVVLADGTVVGEHDGYARFTIGQRRGLPGGFAEPMFVVAIHPASRAVVIGPREALLGRGVVAREVNWLAAPPPVGAPLQVQVRHRAPAAQAEVLRLQGDEIELALAEPVAAITPGQSLVMYDGTRVLGGGFIERAAGARAMLPVQAA
- a CDS encoding ABC transporter, coding for MTAPAIRVDGLVRDFPKVRALDHLTFEVPAGTVFGFLGPNGAGKTTVIRVLLGLVDPTAGRTEVFGRDPRTEGDQVRQQAGALLEHNGVYERLTALQNLDFYARAWHMPRTDRAERIRELLSQFGLWERRDESVGTWSRGMKQKLAVARAVLHRPRLVFLDEPTAGLDPVASASLRDDLARLAQEEGVTIFLTTHNLGEAERLCSLVGVIRRGRLLDFGPPAALRAARGAPLVRVAGRGLSDGVLDGLARLTGVAGVRRANDEILLQLSPGADIAVIVAWLVGAGVAVEEVRRDRASFEDVFLELVAGETAVPPEHAP